TCAGTCTTATTTCAAGATCATCGAGGAACTCCAACAGAAGGTGAGGTCAGGTGGTGAACAGACTCGCTGGGGAGGCGTCCTGAATAGCCGGCACTCCAGATTTCAATCGCATTAATTTAGTAAGCTATGTTCAGGGAAAAGAGACCTCCCTAGGGCATCAGATTATCTCATCATTTATGCACTCAGCCCTTAATGTAGGAATCTAGTCTTAGCTTTACCATTGACTCATTGCATGACTTTGGGAGGTCTCTTCCTTTCTCcaggactcagtttcctcatctgtaagatggggatAACAGTGCTCCTTATCTAATGGGGTCGTCAAGAGGATTCAATGAGACAATGCAGGTCAAATGCTTGCAATAGTCCCTGGCACAGATTGGTCTTTCAGTAAAATATCCAGGATCCTTCTGACTCTCAGGAGAATGAGTTCCTACAGAGTGAGATTCTTTCCTTCCATATTTCCCATCTGAAATGGGGGCATTGGGGTTAATAAAGATCcagatgatttatttaaaaagtaaatctcaAGGACAAGAAACCTCACTAAATTTTCCCCAGAGTTCCAGAGTAGAGGGACTTCCTCGGGGATGGCCAAGGGCTGCCGCGTCGGGTCTCTGCTTCTGCTCTttgggttctttttctttcttctcatcctGCACTGACCCCTCTGTGTGGCCCACAGGTTCTGTGCACCAAGGCGGAGAACGCCAGGATGGTTGTGCACATCGACAACGCCAAGCTGGCTGCTGATGACTTCAGGACCAAGTGAGTTTGGCCCGGGGAGTGCTGCCCCTCTTCCTGAGCCCTCTCGGGGTGGCTTTCTAATAGCTTCACAGAAGGTTGGAAAGTGCTAGCCGTTCGAGGCCTGGCCTGAGTTCTGTATGCAGTTCCGCCCTTCAGCTGCTGACACCCCAACTGTGTGCAGGTACGAGACGGAGCTGTCCCTGCGGCAGCTGGTGGAGGCTGACATCAATGGCCTGCGCAGGATCCTGGACGAGCTGACCCTGTGCAGGGCCGACCTGGAGGCCCAGGTGGAGTCCCTGAAGGAGGAGCTGCTGTCCCTCAAGAGGAACCACGAGGAGGTGAGGCCAGAGTCGAGCTGAGGCGAGGAAGCAGAGTGGGAAGAATGTGGTGTCTGGGTTGGGTAGATGTGAGTTGAAACTACCAGGTCTGACACACATTGTTTCTGTGACTTTGCCCAGATGATGTCCTCTTTCTGAGCCCCCTCATGTGTAAAACGGGGCTAACACGATCATACAAGGTTATTGTGAGGAGTTAATGGATATGACATGGATCATAGATATGACCCAGGTCATGGACATGAAAGACCAGCCTCTTGGTAGCTGCTCAGAAACGTAGCTCGGTTTTGCTGCAATTCTTGGGACAGTGTGACTACTGAATGCTCACTTGTAGTGACTGCATTCGTCTTTGTCCTTAGAGCCACATCCCAGAGGGAGAGTGATGTAGTTTGGCCAGGGTCAGGTTATATTCTGGAACTCACATCAAtggcttttctttctctgccAGGCTAGACCCCTGGGGATGCCCCTATTTCTTCTGAGAGAGAGTTGAACTACaatggttttcttattttccctgtccccaccctgttccctcttttctcttctgtttgCATATAATATACTTAAGCCCAAGCAGTAGGAAAACCCTCTAcaatctctttcttcctctttggtGGCCCTCGGAGGGCAAGCACCTGTGTGCTCTGGGCACCTGTGTGTTTCGAAGCCCACCTGAGCTGGGGTGCTCTAGTCCTCCTTCCCTGGGTTGACTCGCAGCCTCTTGACTTGGGATTTGAATGAATGAGTGTCTCTGGGTCCTGGCTGGGTTTCCTTTGGCGTAAGTGTAAAGTAACAATCCCTCACCACGTACTCACTGAGCACCCCTGGGCGCCTGACTCATTCCACTTCAATCAGACAGCTGGGAACCACACCAAGTAGCCACTAATGAGGCATTATCACTCACTCCAGCAGCCTCAGTGACAACTTTCTCTCGTTGGTAACCAAGCCTGGGGAGGTACCCATCCTAACTTGGGTCTTAAACCAAGTGGAGCCAGGCTCCTGCTGCCCTCTGTCCCGACTGAACAAGGCTGGGAGGATGATGGGGGAGCTTGGGGGGATGAGTTCCCCATTTTAGCCTAAATGGATCAAATGAACCCTTTTGCTGCTTTTGACTTCTGCCAAAGTGTCAGAAAGTGTCATGGAAGGGCACAGCTGGAGCTGGAAGATCATTGAGATACTGCAGGGTGGACCGCAGTCCTCCCAGGGCCCCTCTAACTCTGAGATCTTCAGCATCTTTTGTTGGATCTGTTCCTGTCTCCCTGGGTTGTGAGATTTTTCACACTTGCCCCGGGTCTTGTGCCTGTTCAGGAAGTCAATACCCTCCGATGCCAGCTTGGAGACCGTCTTAACATCGAGGTGGATGCTGCACCCCCTGTGGACCTGACCAGGATGCTGGAGGAGATGAGGTGCCAGTACGAGACCATGGTGGAGAGCAACCACAGGGACGTGGAGGAGTGGTTCAACCTGCAGGTGGGTGCACCTCTCCCAGGCGTCCGGGCTCCTGGGTGTCGGGAAGCTCCTCCTAGCTTGCTCCTCTCTCCCCTGCAGATGGAGGAACTTAACCAGCAGGTGGCCACGAGCTCAGAGCAGCTTCAGAACTACCAGTCGGACATCATTGATCTGAGACGAACAGTGAACACGCTGGAGATTGAGCTGCAGGCCCAGCACAGCCTGGTGAGTGCTGCTGCTGGGGGCCTCTCTGCTAGCCCTGGATGGGGGCAGTGTGCTGAGAGAGTCAGGTTCAGATttgcaggaaggaggaaggggagaccCAGATTTCAGCCACCATGGACACTCCCCCAGCTGACTTCTAAGGTTTCTTCCAAGATCCAGCTCAGAGACAGAAGGGGCATGTCCCAGATCAGATCTGGGGTAGGTGGACCCTGTCTGACACTGTTCTCTGCTTGGTATGCTCCTCTAAACCCCTGGTTCTCAATATCATCACAGGGATTTCCATTGTCCTCATACCTAGGTTCTTCTCTGGACCAATTGAATGAGAATTGCTGGAGACAGAGCCTGCACATAGGTATTTCTAAAGGGCTCCTGTGTGACTCTAAGTGCAGCCAGGGTTGAAAACTACTGTCCTAACTGATGGCAGAGGAGAGGTACTTGGTGAACCTCCAATCTAAAGCCTGAAGCCAGCCTAGAGTTTTAGATGGAAAAGGGatttagaattagatttaggACTTGGGTTCTATCACTGACCAGTCATCTAACCCCACTTGACCTTTCTGGGCTTCAGTTTGGCCAATGGCTTCCCTGGAGAAGGGTATCATTACCAACACCCAAGGGAAACCTGGTTCTTCTTGGTTCTTTCTGAACCAGGCCACGTAAAATAGCTCACCCCTCATGGTGACATCTTTTCTTTTGCCTTAGAGGGGCTCTCTGGAAAATACACTGGCCGAGACGGAGGCCCGCTACAGTTCGCAGCTGGGCCAGATGCAGTGTATGATCACCAATGTGGAGTCCCAGCTGGCCGACATCCGCTGTGACCTGGAGCGGCAGAACCAGGAGTACAAGGTGCTGCTGGATGTCAAGGCTCGGCTGGAGTGTGAGATCAATACCTACCGGGGCCTGCTGGACAGCGAGGACAGCAAGTACGTAGGCCCTGGAGAGGCTCCATAGGGACGTGGGCGTGGGTCAGCGGAGGTTATAGGAAGCAACCAGACTCATCCTTAAGAGACCATCAGCTTAGAACCCTGTCAGGTGTAAGAAGACATTGGGAAGCTGGCATGCTCCCAAGAGAGCCAGGCAATGGTGTTCCTGCTGCCATCTTGAAACTGGCTCATGGGACCATTCTGCTCTATGCCAAGTTGACAAACTACTTCCAGGTGCCAGGTACTAGGAAGGATGCTGTGTAGATGACAAGGCATCTGTTCTCAAATTGTTTGCATCTGATAAAGGGACAGGCAGACAGTCCCCGGAGAGCTCATTGAGGAGAAGATTTTAGGATGTTAGGGGACAACAGATCCCCTTAACATGATTGAGCTATGGTGGGAATCAGGACTGGAATCAGACAGAAACTGATTGATCAATGGCAGATGGAGCCCATTCATGGACAACCACAAGACCACACTGGTATGTGTGGGATGTTATTTTATAGCTAAGCAGGAGGccagtctctctccctccctctctcccttccttccttctttccttcctaatATGGAATTTGCTTACCTGCTCATCTCCCCCAGTAGAAGGCAAACATCTAGAATGTGGAGACAATAAGATGCATTTTCATTTCCTGAACTTGGCTCATGGTAGATGCTTCATAAATGTTTCTTGGCCAAGTCAACGAGAGCTCAAAGCTGCTCTTCAGGAAAGTCACCCTGAGAGCTGTGGAGGAACTGATGGGGAACCAGGCAGGGACACTGGCCATGGCCTAGGTAAGCAATGGAGAGGGCCTGATCAGGGCAGTGGAGGCATTAGCTCCAGATGCTGTGCAATCAGGATCAGCAGGACTTGGTGGCTGCCTGGATGCAGGAGTCAGCTGGGCTGTGGACACCTGGTGGGCTGATTCCTACTGCagcattttcttttacatttagcATTGTTCTCTGTCATTCAGaatctgttcctcctcctcctcctcctcctcctcctcttcctcctcctcctcctttgtggTATGGGTGATCAAATCCAGGACTTAGTGCCTGCTAGGTAacactgtcactgagctatacctccagccctgtCATCTAGAATCTTCTCCTTTTGGGAAAGTGTTGCACAGTCAGGTATTTGCAAGGATGAGACCATTCACATACATGTGTGATGTAGGTCATTTGGGATTGTGGGAACCAGGGAGCTCCTGTCTCATGGAAGGAAAGCAGTGCTGTCCCCTCAGGGTCCATTCAACCATGTGAGGTACAAACCTAGTATGGATGGATTTTCTGATTCATCAAGGGAAGCTGACAGTTTGGGTGTTTTAAAATGCTAAGTTATatccacatttaaaattttttcaacaaattgAAAAAGTAGAATGCCAGTCAAATTATAAAACTTCAGGCTGTCTGTGGCCCTCAGGCTGCCTGTTGGGCCTCTGAGCTGTTTGGTCTCTGCCCAACATCCAGGGTGTTGTTTCTGGTTTTGAGCCCCAGCCTGTCAGTCTCTGAGatcattctctttccttttgccATGTATTCATTCCAGactcacttattatttcttcttattcaaCACATTAAGTGCCGACTCTATGCCAGGTATGCAGGGTGGGCACACGTACACAGCTTCTGACCTCACTGCCTAGTGtggggtttgtgtgtgtggggagtcCATAATGGAATAGTTACTGATCACCGTGGAAGGAGGTATGGGTAACCCTGTGGGATTTGACACAGAGAGATGTGGGAAGGCTTCGAGGACATGGCAGTTGAGTTGAGTGCCTAAGAAACAGAAGTTGATTAGatgagagaagaaggaggagtgTTTCAGAAAGAGCCAACAAGACACAAAAGTCCTGTGGCCTGAGCGGCCTGGACCACAAAGAAACTGGCAGAAGGTAAGAGCATTGCAGATTAGAAAGCACGGGGGTCATGAGGTGAGGCTGGGGAGAGGGGCAGAAGCAGGACCAGGGAGGTCCTATTAAAGAGCTGAATTCACCCCAAGCACAAATGGGAGCTACTGAAGGTCTTAGGCAGGGGAGGGGCATTATTAGGTGGGTGTCTATAGGAGATCGGCTGGCCACTAAGTTGACAGCAGTCAGCAGAAACAAGAGTGGGTGGAGGGGATCACTTAGGAGGTTATTGAGGTAACACAGAAAACGATGACGAGGTAGGACAAGGGAAGCTGAGTGGAGAAGGTATACAGTGGTCCCATTTGAGAAGCATCTGTTGCCTAGATTCTGCAAGATTCGCTCCTGAGCTGGCCCCTCCACTAAGCCTAATCCCCTGTGGCTTTCTCCCGCAGGCTGCCCTGTAACCCTTGCTCCACTCCTTCTGGCCAATCTTGCACGCCCTCACCCTGTGTGCCCCGCCCCGTCGGGGTGCCCCGCACCTTCTGCGTGCCCTGCTCGCCCTGCACCCCAGGCCGCTACTAAAGTTTCTCAGCGCGGTGGATCCTGGAAGGACCGGAGCTGGGGGGCCTGGTGCCTCTCAGGCTGAGCCGGACCACCGTTTCGTGGCCATCAGAGGATCAGGGCCAGCCTCCGCCCGCGGAGATGACCCAGAGCAGGACCTGAAAGCGGACCACCCGCAACGCGTCCTGATACCACAGGGGGCGCCCTTGCCCTCGACGCTTCAAAACTGCCTCCTCCATTTCGTGGGGCAAGCTGTGCTGTTTGGTGACGCTTCTGGTTGTCTAAGTCGCTGCAAAGAGCATGCGATCTTAGTTAACTGGCAAATAAAGCCTCATTTAGTGGCTCTGCAGGtgcatctttttctctttgtcgCTCACGGCCACTTCTGCTCAATTGGGCTCAAGAGGAATGCGCccagattctgtatttatttttgtgcccTCACTGTTTCCATAGAGGCTTGAGAGGTGTTGGCTAAAAGGGCTCACATGCCATGAATCTGTTAAAATCAAGCAATCGGTCTGGAgccaaataataaaagaataaagagaagagggagaaattaTGCCAGAAACCTAGGCCAAGCTACTGTAATTGAGAATAATATTGTAATAAACCCACCCCTAAATCTCATTATAGCTGGTACAATGGGGTCATTCACTCATTTGCGAGATCTTCAATGAGTGCCTACTCATTGAAGATTCTGCATTAGAGGCTGGCTAACCCAGGTGATAGGTCCCCAGATACCTAGTTAATAGTGTCCTTTTAATCATGGTAACAATCTATGAATAAAGTACCATGATTTCCTCCACTTTATAAACGTGGAACCAGAGACCCAGACAGGTTAAGAGACTTGCCCCAAGTCACACTAAGTGGTAGAACTAGAACTCAAATTGAAAGCTGCAGGCTCCGGAGATGCTCAATCAATTCATATTCAGAGTCCTCACTATTTGCAAACTACAGCTGGGTGCAAGGGATCCCCAAATATGCAAATGATCCCTACCATCCAGAAAACTTATAATTAGAATGGGCGCCAAGACCAGTGCATTCCTCAATAAGGGCCATATAGTAATAGTAACCACAACAGGTACAATGATCACTACCACTTATTGAGCAATTAAGAAAAGTCATCAAATACCATGTTGAGCATCCTACAAAAATTACTGTGTAGTTTTCATGACCGCCATGTAAAGTCagcattttatctattttagagGTGGGAAATGAGGCCAGGAGAATAATAATATACAGGACTACATGCAGGGACAAAGATTTAAACCCCAGCCTAATTGCACagtagtactttttttttttttttttttaattactgagcTACGTGCCAAATTCCTATCCAGAAAGAAGTTTAGGAGAAAGTATTGGCTGTGGGGATCTCAAAGGGCTTCTTGTAGCTGGTAGTGTTTGAGATGGGCTGTGGAGGGGGAAGGTTGAAGTGATGAGGAGGGAAGACAAGGGAGTGCTTGAGGGGTCTGGAGGGGAGTGGCCTTCATCTCTGGGGCCCTGGAGTGGCCTGGGGGCTGCAGCAGCAGGTTCCTGAGTG
This window of the Ictidomys tridecemlineatus isolate mIctTri1 chromosome 3, mIctTri1.hap1, whole genome shotgun sequence genome carries:
- the Krt32 gene encoding keratin, type I cuticular Ha2, producing MTSNCCVTNTSPASVKGCPRPSSVCSSSMSCRPELCLGYVCQPVQSLPSICMPPNYRPASCLSKTFLPSSCRPSSCWPAGGISSSMGTYGWYYEGSFNSNEKEIMQALNDRLASYLEKVRQLERENASLESKIQEASQSQVLTLCPDYQSYFKIIEELQQKVLCTKAENARMVVHIDNAKLAADDFRTKYETELSLRQLVEADINGLRRILDELTLCRADLEAQVESLKEELLSLKRNHEEEVNTLRCQLGDRLNIEVDAAPPVDLTRMLEEMRCQYETMVESNHRDVEEWFNLQMEELNQQVATSSEQLQNYQSDIIDLRRTVNTLEIELQAQHSLRGSLENTLAETEARYSSQLGQMQCMITNVESQLADIRCDLERQNQEYKVLLDVKARLECEINTYRGLLDSEDSKLPCNPCSTPSGQSCTPSPCVPRPVGVPRTFCVPCSPCTPGRY